From the Daucus carota subsp. sativus chromosome 8, DH1 v3.0, whole genome shotgun sequence genome, one window contains:
- the LOC108197637 gene encoding putative leucine-rich repeat receptor-like protein kinase At2g19210 isoform X2, with protein sequence MRLFSVSCSVSLLLILCLALLVHSQDDQSGFMNIDCGRPANTNYTDTLTGLTYISDSEFIDAGESKTILPIHRTPFLTQHFLTVRSFPQGTRNCYTLKPVQGRGNSYLIRAWFMYGNYNSKSHIPRFDIHLGLEKWDTISFNKTSSRVKTEIIHVPVSDYIYVCLVDTGLGTPFISALELRYINDSIYTSEYGSLLLSDRVNFGEGFLPYRYKDDIFDRIWYPFNSFNSSLVYIYNSETWIDSFGYQIPYQVRRTAIEPDNITNPIKIFWQSVNVTNQFLIYLHFSEVQTLHRNQTREFDIYLNGDLWSDYSIRPSNLTTRTISSASPEKGASKYEILIQKTNRSTLPPIINAAELYAVKQFLHLQTDDEDAGSIMDIKSVYKVRKGNWQGDPCLPKAYAWNGVGCSYNVSDFPRITSLNLSSSRLSGKIASSIANLTMLRSLDLSNNNLSGEIPDFLSQLAFLGILNIQGNNFTGLVPSDLLSKSKSGRLSLSMDASLRDGNTDRCSSASCKKRSNKSITWIASVVSTFVLVLIALLVILWIVRYRRQKAHMKDTSLENIKRRFTYSEIQRITKNFEKIVGKGGFGTVYHGNIGDTQVAVKMLSATSVQGYQEFQTEAKLLMSIHHKNLTALVGYCNEDNHLGIIYEYMVNGDLEGHLAGKKLDFLSWEQRIRIAIDAAEGFEYLHHGCKPPIIHRDVKSTNILLTENFQGKLADFGLSRVIPFEAGSHITTVVAGTPGYLDPEYYRSNRLTEKSDVYSFGIVLLEIITGRPAIGIDDEREHIVQWVRSRIEEGNIKVVVDSRIRENVDVNFVWKAVEIAMLCVSIASDNRPPMNFVVNHLKESLSTELAWDETRKKELIGVMSLNLDSDVSGPQPR encoded by the exons ATGAGATTGTTTTCTGTATCATGTTCTGTTTCTCTTCTACTTATCCTCTGTCTTGCACTATTAGTTCATTCACAAGATGATCAATCAG GTTTTATGAACATAGACTGCGGGCGACCTGCAAATACCAACTACACTGACACACTCACAGGCTTAACCTATATATCTGATTCCGAATTCATTGATGCCGGTGAAAGCAAGACCATATTGCCAATTCACAGGACCCCATTCCTCACACAACATTTTTTGACAGTGAGAAGTTTTCCTCAGGGAACCAGAAACTGTTACACTCTAAAACCTGTTCAAGGACGAGGTAACAGTTACTTGATTCGTGCATGGTTTATGTACGGAAACTACAACTCCAAAAGCCATATCCCACGATTTGATATACATCTTGGACTTGAGAAATGGGACACAATCTCATTCAACAAAACTTCTTCCCGCGTAAAAACAGAGATCATTCATGTCCCAGTTTCGGATTACATCTACGTTTGCTTGGTAGATACAGGACTGGGAACACCTTTCATATCAGCACTGGAGTTGAGGTACATCAATGATAGCATCTATACATCTGAATACGGATCGCTACTGCTCTCTGACCGAGTAAATTTTGGTGAAGGATTTCTACCTTACAG GTACAAAGACGACATATTTGATAGAATATGGTATCCATTCAACTCCTTCAACAGTtcgctagtatatatatataattccgaAACATGGATAGACtcttttggataccaaataccATATCAAGTCAGGAGGACAGCTATTGAACCAGACAACATTACCAATCCAATAAAGATATTCTGGCAATCCGTTAATGTAACTAACCAGTTTCTTATCTACTTGCACTTTTCTGAGGTGCAGACTCTGCACCGTAACCAAACCAGAGAATTCGACATATATTTAAACGGAGACCTTTGGTCTGATTATTCTATAAGACCTAGTAATCTGACTACTAGAACAATATCAAGTGCTTCACCAGAGAAAGGAGCGTCTAAATATGAGATCCTGATTCAGAAAACCAATAGGTCAACTCTTCCCCCTATCATAAATGCCGCGGAATTATATGCTGTTAAGCAATTTCTACATTTACAAACAGATGATGAAGATG CTGGCTCGATCATGGACATCAAATCAGTGTATAAAGTTCGAAAAGGTAACTGGCAAGGCGATCCGTGTTTACCAAAGGCTTATGCATGGAATGGTGTTGGATGCAGCTACAATGTTTCTGATTTCCCTAGGATCACATCCTT GAACTTGTCCTCAAGCAGATTGAGTGGGAAAATTGCTTCATCTATAGCCAACCTCACAATGTTAAGATCTCT GGATTTGTCAAACAATAACTTGTCCGGAGAGATACCTGATTTCTTATCGCAGCTGGCCTTCTTGGGAATCCT AAACATACAAGGGAACAATTTCACAGGTTTAGTTCCCTCAGACCTCCTGTCAAAGTCTAAAAGCGGACGTCTGTCCTTAAG TATGGATGCAAGTCTTAGAGATGGAAATACAGATCGATGCTCATCAGCTTCATGCAAAAAGAGAAGTAACAAATCTATTACCTGGATAGCATCAGTTGTTTCAACATTTGTCTTGGTCTTAATTGCATTATTAGTCATCCTGTGGATAGTAAGATATAGAAGACAAAAAG CACATATGAAGGATACTTCTTTAGAGAACATAAAGCGTCGGTTCACCTACTCCGAAATCCAAAGAATCACTAAAAATTTCGAGAAAATTGTTGGAAAAGGAGGATTTGGCACGGTGTATCATGGCAATATTGGTGATACCCAAGTTGCTGTTAAGATGCTCTCAGCAACTTCAGTTCAAGGATACCAGGAGTTCCAGACTGAG GCTAAGCTACTTATGAGCATCcatcataaaaatttaacagCTCTTGTTGGCTACTGTAACGAAGACAACCACTTAGGAATTATCTACGAGTACATGGTGAATGGAGATCTTGAAGGGCATCTAGCAG GTAAAAAGTTAGATTTCCTGAGTTGGGAACAGAGAATTCGGATTGCAATTGATGCTGCAGAAG GCTTTGAGTATCTGCATCATGGTTGCAAGCCCCCAATAATCCACAGAGATGTCAAATCGACAAATATCTTACTGACAGAGAATTTTCAAGGCAAACTTGCGGATTTTGGCTTGTCTAGGGTTATTCCATTCGAAGCTGGTAGCCATATAACCACTGTAGTTGCTGGAACTCCTGGCTACCTTGACCCCGA GTACTACAGATCAAATCGACTGACTGAGAAAAGCGATGTTTATAGTTTTGGAATTGTCCTCCTGGAAATAATCACAGGCCGGCCAGCTATAGGGATCGATGACGAACGTGAGCACATTGTTCAGTGGGTTAGGTCTAGGATTGAGGAAGGGAACATCAAAGTCGTTGTTGATTCCAGGATAAGGGAAAATGTTGACGTCAATTTTGTCTGGAAAGCTGTAGAAATAGCAATGTTGTGTGTTTCTATAGCTTCCGACAATAGACCTCCTATGAATTTTGTGGTTAATCACTTGAAAGAGAGCTTATCAACAGAGTTAGCTTGGGATGAGACAAGGAAAAAAGAATTGATTGGAGTAATGTCTCTTAATTTAGACAGCGATGTATCAGGTCCTCAGCCACGATAA
- the LOC108197637 gene encoding putative leucine-rich repeat receptor-like protein kinase At2g19210 isoform X1, translating into MRLFSVSCSVSLLLILCLALLVHSQDDQSGFMNIDCGRPANTNYTDTLTGLTYISDSEFIDAGESKTILPIHRTPFLTQHFLTVRSFPQGTRNCYTLKPVQGRGNSYLIRAWFMYGNYNSKSHIPRFDIHLGLEKWDTISFNKTSSRVKTEIIHVPVSDYIYVCLVDTGLGTPFISALELRYINDSIYTSEYGSLLLSDRVNFGEGFLPYRYKDDIFDRIWYPFNSFNSSLVYIYNSETWIDSFGYQIPYQVRRTAIEPDNITNPIKIFWQSVNVTNQFLIYLHFSEVQTLHRNQTREFDIYLNGDLWSDYSIRPSNLTTRTISSASPEKGASKYEILIQKTNRSTLPPIINAAELYAVKQFLHLQTDDEDAGSIMDIKSVYKVRKGNWQGDPCLPKAYAWNGVGCSYNVSDFPRITSLNLSSSRLSGKIASSIANLTMLRSLDLSNNNLSGEIPDFLSQLAFLGILNIQGNNFTGLVPSDLLSKSKSGRLSLSMDASLRDGNTDRCSSASCKKRSNKSITWIASVVSTFVLVLIALLVILWIVRYRRQKAHMKDTSLENIKRRFTYSEIQRITKNFEKIVGKGGFGTVYHGNIGDTQVAVKMLSATSVQGYQEFQTEAKLLMSIHHKNLTALVGYCNEDNHLGIIYEYMVNGDLEGHLAGSDTGKKLDFLSWEQRIRIAIDAAEGFEYLHHGCKPPIIHRDVKSTNILLTENFQGKLADFGLSRVIPFEAGSHITTVVAGTPGYLDPEYYRSNRLTEKSDVYSFGIVLLEIITGRPAIGIDDEREHIVQWVRSRIEEGNIKVVVDSRIRENVDVNFVWKAVEIAMLCVSIASDNRPPMNFVVNHLKESLSTELAWDETRKKELIGVMSLNLDSDVSGPQPR; encoded by the exons ATGAGATTGTTTTCTGTATCATGTTCTGTTTCTCTTCTACTTATCCTCTGTCTTGCACTATTAGTTCATTCACAAGATGATCAATCAG GTTTTATGAACATAGACTGCGGGCGACCTGCAAATACCAACTACACTGACACACTCACAGGCTTAACCTATATATCTGATTCCGAATTCATTGATGCCGGTGAAAGCAAGACCATATTGCCAATTCACAGGACCCCATTCCTCACACAACATTTTTTGACAGTGAGAAGTTTTCCTCAGGGAACCAGAAACTGTTACACTCTAAAACCTGTTCAAGGACGAGGTAACAGTTACTTGATTCGTGCATGGTTTATGTACGGAAACTACAACTCCAAAAGCCATATCCCACGATTTGATATACATCTTGGACTTGAGAAATGGGACACAATCTCATTCAACAAAACTTCTTCCCGCGTAAAAACAGAGATCATTCATGTCCCAGTTTCGGATTACATCTACGTTTGCTTGGTAGATACAGGACTGGGAACACCTTTCATATCAGCACTGGAGTTGAGGTACATCAATGATAGCATCTATACATCTGAATACGGATCGCTACTGCTCTCTGACCGAGTAAATTTTGGTGAAGGATTTCTACCTTACAG GTACAAAGACGACATATTTGATAGAATATGGTATCCATTCAACTCCTTCAACAGTtcgctagtatatatatataattccgaAACATGGATAGACtcttttggataccaaataccATATCAAGTCAGGAGGACAGCTATTGAACCAGACAACATTACCAATCCAATAAAGATATTCTGGCAATCCGTTAATGTAACTAACCAGTTTCTTATCTACTTGCACTTTTCTGAGGTGCAGACTCTGCACCGTAACCAAACCAGAGAATTCGACATATATTTAAACGGAGACCTTTGGTCTGATTATTCTATAAGACCTAGTAATCTGACTACTAGAACAATATCAAGTGCTTCACCAGAGAAAGGAGCGTCTAAATATGAGATCCTGATTCAGAAAACCAATAGGTCAACTCTTCCCCCTATCATAAATGCCGCGGAATTATATGCTGTTAAGCAATTTCTACATTTACAAACAGATGATGAAGATG CTGGCTCGATCATGGACATCAAATCAGTGTATAAAGTTCGAAAAGGTAACTGGCAAGGCGATCCGTGTTTACCAAAGGCTTATGCATGGAATGGTGTTGGATGCAGCTACAATGTTTCTGATTTCCCTAGGATCACATCCTT GAACTTGTCCTCAAGCAGATTGAGTGGGAAAATTGCTTCATCTATAGCCAACCTCACAATGTTAAGATCTCT GGATTTGTCAAACAATAACTTGTCCGGAGAGATACCTGATTTCTTATCGCAGCTGGCCTTCTTGGGAATCCT AAACATACAAGGGAACAATTTCACAGGTTTAGTTCCCTCAGACCTCCTGTCAAAGTCTAAAAGCGGACGTCTGTCCTTAAG TATGGATGCAAGTCTTAGAGATGGAAATACAGATCGATGCTCATCAGCTTCATGCAAAAAGAGAAGTAACAAATCTATTACCTGGATAGCATCAGTTGTTTCAACATTTGTCTTGGTCTTAATTGCATTATTAGTCATCCTGTGGATAGTAAGATATAGAAGACAAAAAG CACATATGAAGGATACTTCTTTAGAGAACATAAAGCGTCGGTTCACCTACTCCGAAATCCAAAGAATCACTAAAAATTTCGAGAAAATTGTTGGAAAAGGAGGATTTGGCACGGTGTATCATGGCAATATTGGTGATACCCAAGTTGCTGTTAAGATGCTCTCAGCAACTTCAGTTCAAGGATACCAGGAGTTCCAGACTGAG GCTAAGCTACTTATGAGCATCcatcataaaaatttaacagCTCTTGTTGGCTACTGTAACGAAGACAACCACTTAGGAATTATCTACGAGTACATGGTGAATGGAGATCTTGAAGGGCATCTAGCAG GCTCTGATACAGGTAAAAAGTTAGATTTCCTGAGTTGGGAACAGAGAATTCGGATTGCAATTGATGCTGCAGAAG GCTTTGAGTATCTGCATCATGGTTGCAAGCCCCCAATAATCCACAGAGATGTCAAATCGACAAATATCTTACTGACAGAGAATTTTCAAGGCAAACTTGCGGATTTTGGCTTGTCTAGGGTTATTCCATTCGAAGCTGGTAGCCATATAACCACTGTAGTTGCTGGAACTCCTGGCTACCTTGACCCCGA GTACTACAGATCAAATCGACTGACTGAGAAAAGCGATGTTTATAGTTTTGGAATTGTCCTCCTGGAAATAATCACAGGCCGGCCAGCTATAGGGATCGATGACGAACGTGAGCACATTGTTCAGTGGGTTAGGTCTAGGATTGAGGAAGGGAACATCAAAGTCGTTGTTGATTCCAGGATAAGGGAAAATGTTGACGTCAATTTTGTCTGGAAAGCTGTAGAAATAGCAATGTTGTGTGTTTCTATAGCTTCCGACAATAGACCTCCTATGAATTTTGTGGTTAATCACTTGAAAGAGAGCTTATCAACAGAGTTAGCTTGGGATGAGACAAGGAAAAAAGAATTGATTGGAGTAATGTCTCTTAATTTAGACAGCGATGTATCAGGTCCTCAGCCACGATAA